The Miltoncostaea marina DNA window AGCCAGCCCTGCAGCCCGAGCGCGCGGCCGCGGCTCACCCCCGCGCGTCCTCCCCGCCGAAGGCGTAGCCCACCCCGCGCACCGTGCGGATCAGGACGGGCGCCGAGGCGTCCTCCTCCACCTTCTGGCGCAGGTGGCGCACGTGCACGTCAACGCTGCGCAGGTCCCCGTAGAAGGTGCCCTTCCACAGGTGGTTCATCAGCTCCTCGCGGGTGAACACCCGGCGCGGCGAGGAGGCCAGCTTGTGGAGGATCTCGAACTCCGAGTAGGTCAGCTCGATCTCATGGCCGTCGCGGGTGACGGTGCGCGAGACGGCGTCGATCTCGAGGCCGCCGGCGCGCAGCGGCGCCGAGCGGTCGGGCTCGAGGCGGGCGCGGCGCAGGTTGGCCCGCACGCGCGAGACCAGCTCGCGCGGCGAGAACGGCTTCGTGACGTAGTCGTCGGCCCCGAGCTCGAGCCCGAGCACCTTGTCGAGCTCCTCCCCGCGGGCCGACAGGATGATGATCGGCGTGCCGCGCTCGGCGCGGATGCGCCGGCACACCTCCAGGCCGTCCATGCCGGGCAGCATCACGTCGAGCACCACCAGGTCGACCGGCTCGCGCTCGATCAGCTCGAGCGCCTCGTCGCCGCGGCCGGCCCCGATCACGGCGAAGCCGGCGTCGCGCAGCGCGTACTCCACGATGGTGCGGATGGACTGCTCGTCCTCGACGACCAGGATCCGGTCGGACATGGGGGCTCCTCCCGCCTCACGGCGATCGTAGCGGCGGGCGGCGCTACCCTGGCCCCGTGCCGTACCAGGGCCCGCCCCGCCAGAACCCCTACCCGCCCCCGGCGCGGCCGCCAGCGGGACGCCGGCGCCGCCTGCCGGCCGCGCTGGCAGGCGGCCTGGTGCCGGCGATCGTGGGGGGCGTCGTCGCCCTCGGCGGCGCCGCGCTGACCGGCAACCTGGGCGGCGGCGCCACGACGATCGTGAACGACCCGACGCCGCTGCCCGCGGCGCCGGTCGCGACCGCGGGCCCCGCCGGCGACGCCGGCGCCGGGTCGCGCGGGGTGCAGGGCGTCGTGGCGCGCAGCTCGCCGGCGGTCGTGACGGTGACCGTGGGCGAGCGGCCCGGGCGGCGCCTCGGCTCCGGCTTCCTGGTCGACCGGCGCGGCCGGGTGCTGACCAACGCCCACGTCGTCGGCGACGCCTCCCGCGCGATGGTGACCCTGGAGGACGGCAGCGAGCGCTCGGCCCGGGTGCTCGGCACCGACGAGAGCACCGACCTCGCGGTGCTGGCGGTGGAGCGGCCGCTCGCCGGGGTGGCGCCCCTGCCGCTGGGCCGCAGCGCCGGCCTGGTGGTGGGCGACCCCGTGGTCGCGATCGGCAACCCGTTCGGCCTCGACCGCACGGCCACGACCGGCATCGTCTCAGCCCTGAAGCGCCGCATCACGGCGCCGAACAACTTCGAGATCCAGAACGTCATCCAGACCGACGCCGCCATCAACCAGGGCAACTCGGGCGGGCCGCTGCTCGACCTGCGCGGCCGCGTGCTCGGCATCAACTCGCAGATCGCCAGCGAGAGCGGCGGCAACGACGGCATCGGCTTCGCGGTGCCCATCGACACGATCCGGCCGGTCGCGGACGCCATCATCGCCACCGGCGAGCCGGCCCACGCCTGGGTGGGCGTCACCGGCCGCGCGATCTCGCCCGACGTCGCCGAGGCCCTCGGCGACCCGCGCCTGCGCGGCGTGGCGGTGGTCGGGGTCGACGACCGCGGCCCGGCCCGGCGGGCGGGGCTGCGGGCCGCCACGACCGCGCCGGAGGCCGACGTGCCGCGCGGCGGCGACGTGATCGTGGCGGTCGACGGCCGCCCGGTGGAGGACATGGCCGACGTGAGCCTGGCCGTCTCGTCGCGCGCCGTCGGCGACGCGGTCACGCTGACGCTGCTGCGGGAGGGCGCGCGACGGGACCTGCGCATCGTGCTCGCCGACCGCCCACCGGACGTCGGCGTGGCGCCCGCCGCGCCCTCGCGGCCCTAGGAGCGCCCCTACCGGACCCGCACGCGCACCCCGCGCGAGGCGCGCGGGCGCATCTGCGGGGTGCCCATGAACCGCGCGGTCACGACCACCAGGCGCGCGCGCCTGACGCGCTTGGGCGCCGGCCGCAGCACGGCCCGGTAGGTGCACGCGCCCGCCCGGGTGCGACGCAGCTTGACGGTGCGGCCGGCGACGGTGCGCTTGCCGGCCCGGGC harbors:
- a CDS encoding response regulator transcription factor — its product is MSDRILVVEDEQSIRTIVEYALRDAGFAVIGAGRGDEALELIEREPVDLVVLDVMLPGMDGLEVCRRIRAERGTPIIILSARGEELDKVLGLELGADDYVTKPFSPRELVSRVRANLRRARLEPDRSAPLRAGGLEIDAVSRTVTRDGHEIELTYSEFEILHKLASSPRRVFTREELMNHLWKGTFYGDLRSVDVHVRHLRQKVEEDASAPVLIRTVRGVGYAFGGEDARG
- a CDS encoding S1C family serine protease — protein: MPYQGPPRQNPYPPPARPPAGRRRRLPAALAGGLVPAIVGGVVALGGAALTGNLGGGATTIVNDPTPLPAAPVATAGPAGDAGAGSRGVQGVVARSSPAVVTVTVGERPGRRLGSGFLVDRRGRVLTNAHVVGDASRAMVTLEDGSERSARVLGTDESTDLAVLAVERPLAGVAPLPLGRSAGLVVGDPVVAIGNPFGLDRTATTGIVSALKRRITAPNNFEIQNVIQTDAAINQGNSGGPLLDLRGRVLGINSQIASESGGNDGIGFAVPIDTIRPVADAIIATGEPAHAWVGVTGRAISPDVAEALGDPRLRGVAVVGVDDRGPARRAGLRAATTAPEADVPRGGDVIVAVDGRPVEDMADVSLAVSSRAVGDAVTLTLLREGARRDLRIVLADRPPDVGVAPAAPSRP